In Ilumatobacter fluminis, the following proteins share a genomic window:
- a CDS encoding response regulator: MRVLIVDDDTATVSFMRLAFEAAGDEVRTATTVDDALREAATMLPDVVLSDLTLARSVPDGADGFALLRALRSDTATEHVGVLAVSGADHPEVLRAAEERGFDGFVAKPVDIASLIERVHRLGVVVAGRADSGGVDRA, from the coding sequence ATGCGAGTGCTGATCGTCGACGACGACACGGCCACGGTGTCGTTCATGCGGTTGGCGTTCGAGGCGGCCGGCGACGAGGTTCGTACCGCGACGACCGTCGACGACGCACTCCGAGAAGCGGCGACGATGCTGCCCGACGTGGTGCTCTCCGACCTGACGCTCGCGCGGTCGGTTCCCGACGGTGCCGACGGGTTCGCCTTGCTCCGGGCACTCCGCTCCGACACGGCGACCGAGCACGTCGGCGTGCTGGCGGTCAGCGGTGCCGATCACCCGGAGGTGCTGCGGGCCGCGGAGGAGCGAGGCTTCGACGGGTTCGTCGCCAAGCCCGTCGACATCGCGTCACTGATCGAGCGCGTGCATCGGCTCGGCGTGGTCGTCGCCGGGCGTGCCGACTCGGGCGGCGTCGATCGCGCCTAG
- a CDS encoding glucose 1-dehydrogenase: MGRVDGKIALITGGARGLGEATGRLMAKEGATVILTDILDDDGKALAASIEEEGGKAEYIHQDVTIEDEWDTLVDDIVARHGRLDIVVNNAGIVLDANVEDTTLDGWRHVNAINSEAVFLGTRAAIKAMKQNDDPKGGSIVNISSVAGLVGIDNLAAYNASKGAVRLFSKSAALHVAQAGYNIRVNSVHPSYTWTPMVQHLGDNTGDRDAFYDALGEAHPIGRPGVPMDIAYGVLYLASDESTWVTGSELVIDGGFTAR; this comes from the coding sequence ATGGGACGAGTAGACGGCAAGATCGCGCTGATCACCGGAGGCGCACGAGGCCTCGGTGAGGCAACCGGTCGGCTGATGGCCAAGGAAGGTGCCACGGTCATCCTGACCGACATCCTCGACGACGACGGCAAGGCGCTCGCCGCCTCGATCGAAGAAGAGGGCGGCAAGGCCGAGTACATCCACCAGGACGTCACCATCGAAGACGAGTGGGACACCCTCGTCGACGACATCGTCGCCCGCCACGGCCGCCTCGACATCGTCGTGAACAACGCCGGCATCGTGCTCGACGCGAACGTCGAGGACACGACGCTCGACGGCTGGCGGCACGTGAACGCGATCAACAGCGAAGCCGTGTTTCTCGGCACCCGCGCCGCGATCAAGGCGATGAAGCAGAACGACGACCCGAAGGGTGGGTCGATCGTGAACATCTCCTCGGTCGCCGGCCTCGTCGGCATCGACAACCTCGCCGCCTACAACGCCTCGAAGGGTGCCGTTCGTCTGTTCAGCAAGTCGGCGGCGCTGCACGTCGCCCAGGCCGGCTACAACATCCGGGTCAACTCGGTGCACCCGAGCTACACGTGGACGCCGATGGTCCAGCACCTCGGTGACAACACCGGCGACCGCGACGCGTTCTACGACGCGCTCGGCGAAGCACACCCGATCGGCCGACCGGGCGTGCCGATGGACATCGCGTACGGCGTGCTGTACCTGGCATCGGACGAGTCGACCTGGGTGACGGGTTCGGAACTCGTCATCGACGGCGGTTTCACGGCCCGATGA